The proteins below are encoded in one region of Lactuca sativa cultivar Salinas chromosome 3, Lsat_Salinas_v11, whole genome shotgun sequence:
- the LOC128133027 gene encoding uncharacterized protein LOC128133027 — translation MVEKDEEKDEEALLQKRLDEMRKKKSTANPSMNALIVQGSVADDEFGGVEVWSTDSEDDEVRKPSHGKACVAKEESSGGRCLMVSEVSQMRGYNTDDRSNEPKEQQDMCFTAKPLSVQFNELDELIKKGVFEE, via the exons atggttgaaaaggatgaggaaaaggatgaggaagctttgttgcagaaaaggcttgatgagatgagaaagaaaaaatctaccgctaacccttccatgaatgctctaattgtgcagggttcagttgctgatgacgagttcggtggcgttgaagtttggtcaaccgactcagaagacgatgaagtgaggaagccttcgcatggaaaggcttgtgtggctaaagaggaaagcagtggaggcaGGTGCCTGATGGTGTCTGAagtgtctcagatgaggggatacaacactgatgatagaagcaatgaaccgaaggaacagcaggatatgtgctttacggccaaaccgctcagcgtgcagttcaatgagctcgatgaactgatcaagaag ggcgtcttcgaagagtga